A stretch of Miscanthus floridulus cultivar M001 chromosome 13, ASM1932011v1, whole genome shotgun sequence DNA encodes these proteins:
- the LOC136501966 gene encoding histone H3.2-like, whose protein sequence is MARTKQTTRKSTGGKAPRRQLATKAARKSAPATGGVKKPHRFRPGTVALREIRKYQKSTELLIRKLPFQRLVREIAQDFKTDLRFQSSAVTALQEAAEAYLVGLFEDTNLCAIHAKRVTIFAECGIFFLKK, encoded by the coding sequence atggcccgcacgaagcagacgaCGCGCAAGTCCACCGGCGGCAAGGCGCCGAGGAGGCAGCTGGCGACCAAGGCGGCGCGGAAGTCGGCCCCGGCGACAGGCGGCGTGAAGAAGCCGCACCGCTTCCGCCCAGGCACCGTGGCGCTGCGCGAGATCCGCAAGTACCAGAAGAGCACGGAGCTGCTCATACGCAAGCTCCCGTTCCAGCGCCTGGTCCGCGAGATCGCGCAGGACTTCAAGACCGACCTCCGCTTCCAGTCCTCCGCCGTCACCGCGCTGCAGGAGGCCGCCGAGGCCTACCTCGTCGGGCTCTTCGAGGACACCAACCTCTGCGCCATCCACGCCAAGCGCGTCACCATCTTTGCGGAGTgcgggattttttttttaaaaaaataa